A DNA window from Halomicrobium mukohataei DSM 12286 contains the following coding sequences:
- a CDS encoding molybdenum-dependent transcriptional regulator produces MDTDVAVSLTADGVTVDASDAALLRAVDSEGSLNAAATALGRSYSRAHKRLTVLEETLGSLVERERGGEGGGGSVLTDRGRELLTQFARVHTVVSGTAAADVIALSGTVRERSGRLVTAESPAGELHAIVVGGDRDPSVDTGDDVTVTLTADAVTLQEPDATLSATRTSARNRLRGTVTAVDERDGVATITVDVGAATPIPVLVTAASRARLDLEPGDPVVATFKATAARVTRLSEE; encoded by the coding sequence ATGGACACGGACGTGGCCGTCTCGCTGACTGCCGATGGGGTGACCGTCGACGCGTCGGACGCGGCGCTGTTGCGGGCCGTCGACAGCGAGGGATCGCTGAACGCGGCCGCCACTGCGCTCGGCCGTTCGTACTCTCGGGCCCACAAGCGCCTGACAGTCCTGGAAGAGACGCTGGGCTCGCTCGTCGAGCGCGAACGCGGGGGAGAGGGCGGCGGTGGGAGCGTCCTCACCGACCGGGGCCGCGAACTGCTGACGCAGTTCGCCCGCGTCCACACCGTGGTTTCGGGAACGGCCGCCGCGGACGTGATCGCGCTCTCTGGCACCGTTCGCGAGCGATCGGGACGGCTGGTGACCGCCGAGAGTCCGGCGGGCGAGTTGCACGCGATCGTCGTCGGCGGGGACCGGGACCCGTCGGTCGACACCGGCGACGACGTGACGGTGACGCTGACCGCCGACGCCGTGACACTCCAGGAGCCAGACGCCACTCTCTCGGCCACCCGGACGAGTGCCCGCAACCGACTGCGCGGAACGGTGACGGCCGTCGACGAGCGCGACGGCGTCGCGACGATCACCGTCGACGTCGGAGCGGCGACGCCCATCCCGGTACTGGTCACGGCGGCGAGTCGAGCACGCCTCGATCTGGAACCGGGCGATCCCGTCGTGGCGACGTTCAAAGCGACGGCCGCCAGAGTGACGCGGCTCTCCGAGGAGTGA
- a CDS encoding Lrp/AsnC family transcriptional regulator: protein MVSAFIMIKSSAGKSEGLLSEIRGHDGVGEAHIVAGNYDIIAEAAGEEVYDVMHTVATRIRDLDGVVDTRTYICME, encoded by the coding sequence ATGGTCAGTGCATTCATCATGATCAAGAGTTCGGCCGGCAAGTCCGAGGGGCTGCTCTCGGAGATTCGCGGTCACGACGGCGTCGGCGAGGCCCACATCGTCGCCGGCAACTACGACATCATCGCCGAAGCGGCCGGCGAGGAAGTGTACGACGTGATGCACACCGTCGCGACGCGGATCCGGGACCTCGACGGCGTCGTCGACACGCGGACCTACATCTGCATGGAGTGA
- a CDS encoding complex I NDUFA9 subunit family protein, with protein MNVLLVGGSGFIGTNLCTALVDRGHDVTVLARSPDAADLPTQATTVAGDVTDYDSIEGAFEGQDAAINLVALSPLFKPSGGNEMHDRVHRGGTEHCVRAAEEHGVERFVQMSALGADADGATHYIRSKGRAEEIVRDSSLDWVIVRPSVVFGDGGEFVQFTKRLKGMFAPGVPIYPLPGGGKQTRFQPIWVGDLVPMLADALTEAEYVGEVYELGGPEVLTLREVTEQVYEAADGSVTIVGLPMALAGIGLKTLGFVPGFPMGGDQYRSLNFDNTTDDNDVERFGVEESELTTLGEYLGIAAEAAN; from the coding sequence ATGAACGTACTGCTCGTCGGCGGGAGTGGCTTCATCGGGACGAATCTCTGTACGGCGCTGGTGGATCGCGGCCACGACGTGACGGTGCTGGCACGCTCACCCGACGCCGCCGACCTACCCACACAGGCGACGACCGTCGCGGGCGACGTGACCGACTACGACAGCATCGAGGGCGCGTTCGAGGGACAGGACGCCGCGATCAACCTCGTGGCGCTGTCGCCGCTGTTCAAGCCGTCCGGGGGCAACGAGATGCACGACCGCGTCCACCGCGGTGGGACGGAACACTGCGTGCGCGCAGCCGAGGAACACGGCGTCGAGCGGTTCGTCCAGATGAGCGCACTCGGGGCCGACGCCGACGGTGCGACACACTACATCCGTTCGAAGGGCCGGGCCGAAGAGATCGTCCGCGACTCGTCGCTCGACTGGGTGATCGTCCGTCCCTCCGTCGTGTTCGGTGACGGCGGCGAGTTCGTCCAGTTCACCAAGCGGCTCAAGGGGATGTTCGCGCCCGGCGTCCCGATCTACCCGCTGCCCGGCGGCGGCAAGCAGACGCGGTTCCAGCCAATCTGGGTCGGCGACCTCGTGCCGATGCTGGCCGACGCGCTCACGGAGGCCGAATACGTCGGCGAGGTCTACGAACTCGGTGGCCCCGAGGTCCTGACGCTGCGAGAAGTGACCGAACAGGTCTACGAAGCCGCGGACGGCTCGGTCACCATCGTCGGGCTCCCGATGGCGCTTGCCGGGATCGGGCTGAAGACGCTCGGCTTCGTCCCCGGCTTCCCCATGGGCGGCGATCAGTACCGATCACTGAACTTCGACAACACGACCGACGACAACGACGTCGAGCGGTTCGGCGTCGAGGAGAGCGAGCTGACGACGCTTGGCGAGTACCTCGGCATCGCCGCCGAGGCCGCGAACTGA
- the tmk gene encoding dTMP kinase, which yields MLLTLEGLDGSGKTTAWETLQRHAAVPDDAVFTREPTESWYGEAVQRSIDDDEADSLAELFLYTADHADHLANTIEPALDAGRLVVSDRYSDSRYAYQGATLSDRLDDALGYVRDVHAPWTRPPDATIYLDVDAETAAERSGATNKFETADYLADVRENYERLIAAEPERFVRIDATRPERAVRAAIEEAVDELLSGA from the coding sequence ATGCTGCTCACGCTCGAAGGACTGGACGGCAGCGGGAAGACGACCGCGTGGGAGACGCTCCAGCGCCACGCCGCCGTGCCCGACGACGCCGTCTTCACGCGCGAGCCGACGGAGTCGTGGTACGGCGAGGCCGTCCAGCGATCGATCGACGACGACGAGGCGGATTCGCTGGCGGAGCTGTTCCTCTATACGGCCGACCACGCCGACCACCTCGCGAACACGATCGAGCCGGCACTCGACGCCGGACGGCTCGTCGTCTCTGATCGGTACTCGGATTCGCGCTACGCCTACCAGGGGGCGACTCTGAGCGACCGCCTCGACGACGCGCTCGGGTACGTCCGGGACGTACACGCGCCCTGGACCCGACCGCCGGACGCGACGATCTACCTCGACGTGGACGCCGAGACCGCCGCCGAGCGCAGCGGCGCGACCAACAAGTTCGAGACCGCCGACTACCTCGCGGACGTACGCGAGAACTACGAGCGCCTGATCGCGGCCGAGCCCGAGCGGTTCGTCCGCATCGACGCCACCCGGCCCGAGCGGGCCGTCCGGGCGGCCATCGAGGAGGCCGTCGACGAACTCCTGTCCGGAGCGTGA
- a CDS encoding tubulin/FtsZ family protein, with product MKLAMIGFGQAGGKIVDKFLEYDERTNSGIVRSAVAVNTAKADLLGLENISQENRVLIGQARVKGHGVGADNELGAEIAEEDIDEIQGAIDSIPVHEIDGFLVVSGLGGGTGSGGSPVIAKHLKRIYTEPVYGLGVLPGSDEGGIYTLNAARSFQTFVREVDNLLVFDNDAWRKTGESVEGGYDHINEEIVRRFGVLFGAGEIGDGDNVAESVVDSSEIINTLSGGGVSTVGYASEDVEMSSSSGGGLLSRFSSGSDDSNDMDTANTTNRITSLVRKAALGRLTLPCEIDGAERALLVMAGPSAHLNRKGIERGRKWLEEQTGSMEVRGGDYPTNEPRVAAAVLLSGVHNVPRIKELQQVAIEAQDNIDDIRQESEDNLDQLVEDDDDELDPLF from the coding sequence ATGAAACTCGCGATGATCGGCTTCGGGCAGGCCGGCGGTAAAATCGTCGACAAGTTCCTCGAATACGACGAACGGACCAACTCCGGTATCGTCCGTTCGGCGGTCGCGGTGAACACGGCGAAAGCGGACCTGCTCGGCCTCGAGAACATATCACAGGAGAATCGAGTCCTGATCGGACAGGCGCGCGTCAAGGGACACGGCGTCGGTGCCGACAACGAACTCGGCGCGGAGATCGCCGAGGAGGACATCGACGAGATCCAGGGCGCGATCGACAGCATCCCGGTCCACGAGATCGACGGCTTCCTCGTCGTCTCCGGACTCGGCGGTGGCACCGGCTCGGGCGGCTCGCCGGTCATCGCGAAACACCTCAAGCGCATCTACACCGAACCCGTCTACGGGCTCGGCGTGTTGCCGGGCAGCGACGAGGGGGGTATCTACACCCTCAACGCCGCCCGATCGTTCCAGACGTTCGTCCGTGAGGTGGACAACCTGCTCGTCTTCGACAACGACGCCTGGCGCAAGACCGGCGAGTCCGTCGAGGGTGGCTACGACCACATCAACGAGGAGATCGTCAGACGCTTCGGCGTCCTCTTCGGTGCGGGCGAGATCGGCGACGGCGACAACGTCGCAGAGAGCGTCGTCGACTCCTCGGAGATCATCAACACGCTTTCGGGCGGTGGCGTCTCGACGGTCGGGTACGCCTCCGAGGACGTGGAGATGTCGTCAAGCAGCGGTGGCGGCCTGCTGTCGCGGTTCTCCAGTGGCAGCGACGATAGCAACGACATGGACACCGCCAACACGACCAACCGGATCACCTCCCTGGTCCGGAAGGCGGCGCTCGGTCGGCTGACACTGCCCTGCGAGATCGACGGTGCCGAGCGTGCGCTGCTCGTGATGGCCGGCCCCTCTGCCCACCTCAACCGGAAAGGCATCGAGCGCGGGCGCAAGTGGCTCGAGGAGCAGACCGGCAGCATGGAGGTCCGTGGCGGGGACTACCCGACCAACGAGCCCCGCGTCGCCGCCGCGGTGCTTCTGTCGGGCGTCCACAACGTGCCCCGCATCAAGGAGCTCCAGCAGGTGGCAATCGAGGCACAGGACAACATCGACGACATCCGCCAGGAGAGCGAAGATAACTTAGATCAGTTGGTCGAAGACGACGATGATGAACTTGACCCGCTGTTCTAA
- the cofC gene encoding 2-phospho-L-lactate guanylyltransferase, whose protein sequence is MRVVVPFSATEPKTRLAPVLDADERRAFARVMLADVLDALDTVGVDPTVLATEAIDLDRPVTVDDRPLDAAINGLLAASDEPVAVVMADLALATPDALDRLFAAEGDVVLAPGRGGGTNAFVARHPDFRVDYHDASIRDHRRIARDAGGTVTEIDSYRLSTDVDEPADLAEVLLHGEGRAADWLRGAGVQLTVADGRTTVERP, encoded by the coding sequence ATGCGCGTCGTCGTCCCGTTTTCGGCGACCGAGCCCAAGACGCGACTTGCGCCCGTTCTCGACGCCGACGAGCGTCGCGCGTTCGCCCGCGTGATGCTCGCGGACGTGCTCGACGCGCTCGATACGGTCGGCGTCGACCCCACGGTCCTCGCGACTGAAGCGATCGATCTCGACCGGCCGGTGACCGTCGACGACCGGCCGCTCGATGCGGCGATCAACGGTCTGCTCGCCGCGAGTGACGAGCCCGTCGCGGTCGTGATGGCCGACCTCGCCCTGGCGACCCCCGACGCGCTCGACCGGCTCTTCGCGGCCGAGGGAGACGTCGTCCTCGCTCCGGGCCGTGGCGGCGGGACGAACGCGTTCGTCGCACGCCACCCCGACTTCCGTGTCGACTACCACGACGCGTCGATCCGCGACCACCGCCGGATCGCCCGCGACGCCGGTGGGACGGTGACCGAGATCGACTCCTATCGCCTGAGTACCGACGTAGACGAGCCGGCCGATCTCGCGGAGGTCCTGCTCCACGGCGAGGGGCGAGCGGCCGACTGGCTGCGAGGGGCGGGCGTCCAGCTGACCGTCGCCGACGGGCGGACCACTGTCGAGCGACCCTGA
- the cofG gene encoding 7,8-didemethyl-8-hydroxy-5-deazariboflavin synthase subunit CofG, whose translation MIPGASDYDLSLSIDEEAIEQLLQTTPADVSAAPSLSFARNVFLPLTTACRYTCTYCTYYDPPGQAELMTTEEIRETCRRGADAGCTEALFTFGDDPDDRYTAVHDQLAEWGYESIHTYLRRACEIALEEGLLPHSNPGDQTREQMATVADRNASMGVMLETTADVQAHGGPRAKNPGQRLNTLRVAGELGVPFTTGILVGIGEDWTDRAESILAIAAMHERYGHVQEVIVQPVVDNERWDGGSPDLATLRRATAMARAGLPADVSVQVPPNLAPARELVDCGIDDLGGVSPVTVDHVNPAYEWPALQELRAVADHADVPLRERLPVYERFLGDEAWLSERVRAAIERDGVHGERFRAVRDRGENPAGVGGR comes from the coding sequence GTGATTCCCGGCGCGAGCGACTACGACCTGTCGCTGTCCATCGACGAGGAGGCGATCGAGCAGTTGTTGCAGACGACGCCGGCCGACGTGTCGGCCGCGCCGTCGCTGTCGTTCGCGCGCAACGTCTTCCTGCCGCTGACGACGGCCTGTCGGTACACCTGTACCTACTGTACCTACTACGATCCGCCGGGCCAGGCCGAGCTCATGACCACCGAGGAGATCAGAGAGACCTGCCGGCGCGGGGCCGACGCCGGCTGTACGGAGGCTCTGTTTACCTTCGGCGACGACCCGGACGACCGCTACACCGCGGTCCACGACCAGCTCGCCGAGTGGGGATACGAGTCGATCCACACGTACCTCCGGCGGGCCTGCGAAATCGCTCTGGAGGAGGGACTGCTCCCACACAGCAACCCCGGCGACCAGACGCGCGAGCAGATGGCGACGGTGGCCGACCGCAACGCATCGATGGGCGTGATGCTCGAAACCACCGCAGACGTGCAGGCCCACGGCGGCCCCAGGGCCAAGAACCCCGGCCAGCGGCTCAACACGCTGCGGGTGGCCGGCGAGCTCGGCGTTCCCTTCACGACCGGGATTCTGGTCGGCATCGGCGAGGACTGGACCGACCGGGCCGAGAGCATTCTGGCCATCGCCGCGATGCACGAGCGGTACGGCCACGTCCAGGAAGTGATCGTCCAGCCCGTCGTGGACAACGAGCGGTGGGACGGCGGGTCCCCGGACCTGGCGACGCTGCGTCGCGCGACGGCGATGGCCCGGGCCGGTCTGCCAGCAGACGTGTCCGTCCAGGTCCCACCGAATCTCGCGCCGGCCCGCGAACTCGTCGACTGTGGCATCGACGATCTCGGCGGGGTGTCGCCGGTGACCGTCGATCACGTCAACCCGGCCTACGAGTGGCCGGCGCTCCAGGAGCTGCGTGCCGTGGCAGACCACGCCGACGTACCGCTCCGGGAGCGGCTGCCGGTGTACGAGCGGTTCCTCGGGGACGAGGCGTGGCTCTCCGAGCGGGTCCGCGCCGCCATCGAGCGCGACGGCGTCCACGGCGAGCGGTTCCGTGCCGTGCGGGATCGGGGCGAGAATCCGGCCGGCGTCGGCGGCCGGTAG
- a CDS encoding helix-turn-helix domain-containing protein: MRYVTVRVEPREGTAFHPLGQALSDAEDITREAIHRVELLDDGSGVMLAEARGNRDHYEAILDDSDYVCQYAVTGTEGRWYAYCQFDPNEANYRMLQHRQESTVMMEMPIEVHPTGAMEITFVGDEGAFSEAVPSEGEAFEIELLETGQRPPRGEDLFACLTDRQQTILETAIELGYYENPREATQAEIADAVDATAGTVGEHLRKIEHRVFSQFVDPDS; the protein is encoded by the coding sequence ATGCGGTACGTCACCGTTCGCGTCGAGCCGCGTGAGGGCACCGCCTTCCACCCGCTCGGGCAGGCGCTGTCCGACGCCGAGGACATCACCCGCGAGGCGATCCACCGCGTCGAGTTGCTCGACGACGGCAGCGGCGTGATGCTCGCGGAGGCGCGGGGCAACCGCGACCACTACGAGGCGATCCTCGACGACAGCGACTACGTCTGTCAGTACGCCGTCACCGGGACGGAGGGGCGCTGGTACGCCTACTGTCAGTTCGACCCCAACGAGGCCAACTACCGGATGCTCCAGCACCGCCAGGAGTCGACCGTGATGATGGAGATGCCCATCGAGGTCCACCCCACCGGCGCGATGGAGATCACCTTCGTCGGCGACGAGGGAGCCTTCAGCGAGGCGGTGCCGTCGGAAGGGGAGGCGTTCGAGATCGAACTGCTGGAGACCGGCCAGCGCCCGCCTCGCGGCGAGGACCTCTTTGCCTGTCTGACCGACCGCCAGCAGACGATCCTCGAAACGGCGATCGAGCTGGGGTACTACGAGAATCCTCGAGAGGCCACCCAGGCGGAGATCGCCGACGCCGTCGACGCGACCGCCGGAACCGTCGGCGAACACCTCCGGAAGATCGAGCACCGGGTGTTCTCGCAGTTCGTCGATCCGGACTCGTGA
- a CDS encoding cytochrome P450: MTTTDAPGPRGLPVIGNSHQWARDPCAFRERCAAEYGPVVNYEMLGWDTYMLTDPADVKRVLEDPDTFPKHEPSNAQLEAFVGNGLLTSGGDLWERQREAIQPAFYMDHIRNYAERMVAQAAATADRWTAGESVDVRRAMTRCTLDILVDCLFGQEIDPAERGLYEAVEAFQAPLEPSKQPITFFAPDWAPVPFLRRADRALSHIDDQIYDIVETRRADEADRDDLVAMLIAADTAMDDEQIRDELVTFLFAGHETTALSMTYVWDLLSRNPTAQRRLHEELDALLDGRPTIEDVFDFEYTGAVIEEAMRLYPPAHDIRRSPATTVEIGGYTIPEGSLVTLPTWVLHRDERFWDDPEQFRPGRFLDGGRSDRPEYAYFPFGGGPRRCIGQQFAMTEAQLILATIASEWTLEREYGDLELSAAVTLQPSHDVAMTPHRRD; this comes from the coding sequence ATGACGACCACAGACGCCCCCGGCCCGCGTGGACTGCCCGTGATCGGAAACTCCCATCAGTGGGCCCGCGATCCCTGTGCCTTCCGCGAGCGCTGTGCCGCGGAGTACGGCCCCGTCGTCAACTACGAGATGCTGGGATGGGACACCTACATGCTGACCGATCCCGCCGACGTCAAGCGCGTCCTCGAAGATCCCGACACCTTCCCGAAACACGAACCGAGCAACGCCCAGCTGGAGGCGTTCGTGGGGAACGGCCTGCTGACGAGCGGCGGCGATCTCTGGGAGCGCCAGCGGGAGGCGATTCAACCGGCCTTCTACATGGATCACATCCGCAACTACGCCGAGCGGATGGTCGCTCAGGCCGCCGCGACCGCCGACCGCTGGACGGCCGGCGAGTCTGTCGACGTTCGGCGCGCGATGACGCGCTGTACGCTGGACATCCTCGTCGACTGTCTGTTCGGCCAGGAGATCGATCCGGCAGAACGCGGACTGTACGAGGCCGTCGAGGCGTTTCAGGCCCCACTGGAGCCCAGCAAGCAGCCGATCACGTTCTTCGCGCCCGACTGGGCCCCGGTCCCGTTCCTGCGTCGGGCCGACCGGGCGCTCTCTCACATCGACGACCAGATCTACGACATCGTCGAAACCCGCCGCGCGGACGAGGCGGACCGCGACGACCTGGTGGCGATGTTGATCGCTGCCGACACCGCGATGGACGACGAGCAGATCCGCGACGAGCTGGTCACCTTCCTCTTTGCCGGCCACGAGACGACTGCGCTGTCGATGACGTACGTCTGGGACCTGCTCTCGCGCAATCCCACGGCCCAGCGGCGACTCCACGAGGAACTGGACGCGCTGCTCGACGGGCGACCGACCATCGAAGACGTGTTCGACTTCGAGTACACCGGAGCCGTCATCGAGGAGGCGATGCGGCTGTATCCCCCCGCCCACGACATCCGCCGCTCGCCCGCCACGACGGTCGAGATCGGCGGCTACACGATCCCCGAGGGGAGTCTCGTCACGCTCCCGACGTGGGTGTTGCACCGCGACGAGCGCTTCTGGGACGACCCCGAGCAGTTCCGCCCCGGGCGGTTCCTCGACGGCGGCCGATCGGACCGTCCGGAGTACGCCTACTTCCCTTTCGGCGGCGGCCCGCGGCGCTGTATCGGCCAGCAGTTCGCGATGACGGAGGCCCAACTGATCCTGGCGACGATCGCCAGCGAGTGGACGCTCGAACGCGAGTACGGCGACCTCGAACTGTCGGCCGCAGTCACGCTCCAGCCGAGTCACGACGTGGCGATGACGCCGCACAGGCGAGACTGA
- the cofH gene encoding 7,8-didemethyl-8-hydroxy-5-deazariboflavin synthase subunit CofH — protein sequence MPDAFDTAANVPRGEFDFSHRPETDQAFENALAKARNGTRLSVEDAIELLTTGTDRSGIDPRRKELVLEAADRRRAEVVGEEVTFVANLNNNVTTACNTGCQFCNFKDRSEQFRTSYQDDHGGFTKTPAQSREIVADALEMGIYEVTSVSGLHPAFALDEEHREILAASDRGDLNYRPAGEYDTDPGTYCEQIEAMSVGGVHLHSMTPEEAYHARRGTDWDYEEVYGRLADAGLDSVPGTAAEILVDEVRDVICPGKIDSGEWMAAMEAATSVGLDVTATVMYGHVDNEAHRALHLERIRDLQDRTGAITEFVPLSFVHEETPLYEEGLVSGGATDDEDELLIAVSRLFLDNVEHIQTSWVKYGDAKGLKMLTCGADDFMGTILSEEITKRAGGDYGEMRTFREYVDMITAVGRVPVERSTDYRQRRRIDPDDPPFGPELGPKADGTPMLE from the coding sequence ATGCCGGACGCCTTCGACACAGCGGCGAACGTCCCGCGGGGAGAGTTCGACTTCTCCCACCGCCCCGAGACGGACCAGGCCTTCGAGAACGCGCTGGCGAAGGCCCGCAACGGGACGCGACTGTCCGTCGAGGACGCGATCGAGCTCCTGACGACGGGCACCGACCGCTCGGGGATCGACCCGCGACGCAAGGAACTCGTCCTGGAAGCCGCGGATCGTCGCCGCGCCGAGGTCGTCGGCGAGGAAGTCACCTTCGTCGCGAACCTCAACAACAACGTGACGACGGCCTGTAACACGGGCTGTCAGTTCTGTAACTTCAAGGACCGATCCGAGCAGTTCCGCACGTCCTATCAGGACGATCACGGCGGGTTCACCAAGACGCCCGCACAGTCCCGCGAGATCGTCGCCGACGCCCTGGAGATGGGGATCTACGAGGTGACCTCCGTCTCGGGACTGCACCCCGCCTTCGCGCTCGACGAGGAACACCGCGAGATCCTCGCGGCCAGCGACCGCGGCGACCTGAACTATCGGCCGGCCGGCGAGTACGACACCGATCCGGGCACCTACTGCGAGCAGATCGAGGCGATGAGCGTCGGCGGCGTCCACCTCCACTCGATGACGCCCGAAGAGGCCTACCACGCCCGGCGGGGCACCGACTGGGACTACGAGGAGGTCTACGGACGACTGGCCGATGCCGGCCTCGACAGCGTCCCCGGAACGGCCGCCGAGATCCTCGTCGACGAGGTCCGGGACGTGATCTGTCCCGGCAAGATCGACAGCGGCGAGTGGATGGCGGCCATGGAGGCGGCCACGAGCGTCGGGCTGGACGTGACTGCGACGGTGATGTACGGCCACGTCGACAACGAGGCCCACCGGGCGCTCCACCTCGAACGGATCCGCGATCTGCAGGACCGCACGGGCGCGATCACGGAGTTCGTTCCGCTCTCTTTCGTCCACGAGGAGACGCCGCTGTACGAGGAAGGGCTGGTCTCTGGCGGCGCGACAGACGACGAGGACGAGCTCCTGATCGCCGTCTCGCGACTGTTCCTCGACAACGTCGAACACATCCAGACCTCGTGGGTCAAGTACGGCGACGCCAAGGGCCTGAAGATGCTGACCTGCGGGGCCGACGACTTCATGGGGACGATCCTCTCGGAAGAGATCACCAAGCGAGCCGGCGGCGACTACGGCGAGATGCGCACGTTCCGGGAGTACGTCGACATGATCACCGCCGTCGGCCGCGTGCCCGTCGAGCGGTCGACCGACTACCGCCAGCGTCGCCGGATCGACCCCGACGACCCGCCGTTCGGTCCCGAACTCGGGCCGAAGGCGGACGGCACTCCGATGCTCGAGTAG
- a CDS encoding sodium:calcium antiporter, with amino-acid sequence MTGVLLIDIGIILAATVAIWKGSGWLEAASDELATYYGLPLVVQGAVIAAIGSSFPELASVVAAALQGSLSLGVGAIVGSAIFNILVIPAVSAIAKDGEMESNRALVYKEAQFYMLAVSVLVITFAMAVIYYPVDGETLLGNVTRPLALIPIGMYGLYVFIQVQDTNDHEADPSEAAGIDAGRQWGFLLAGLLVILVAVHYLVHSVGVIGAALGVPDFIMGVTIIAGATSLPDSLVSVRSARDDKAVASLGNVLGSNTFDLLVAIPVGVLIVGEATIDFEMAVPMFGILTLATLLLFTSLRTDMEMTTAEAYALLVAYAAFVVWVVLETAGVIVGIIPN; translated from the coding sequence ATGACTGGGGTTTTGCTGATCGACATCGGTATCATTCTGGCGGCGACGGTCGCGATCTGGAAGGGCAGCGGCTGGCTCGAAGCGGCCAGCGACGAACTCGCGACCTACTACGGCCTGCCCCTCGTCGTGCAGGGTGCAGTCATCGCCGCGATCGGCTCCAGCTTCCCGGAACTGGCGAGCGTCGTCGCCGCGGCGTTGCAGGGGTCGCTGTCGCTCGGTGTCGGTGCGATCGTCGGTTCGGCGATCTTCAACATCCTCGTGATCCCCGCGGTGTCTGCCATCGCCAAAGACGGCGAGATGGAGTCCAACCGGGCGCTGGTGTACAAAGAGGCCCAGTTTTACATGCTCGCGGTGTCGGTGCTCGTGATCACCTTCGCGATGGCCGTGATCTACTATCCGGTCGACGGCGAGACGCTGCTTGGCAACGTCACCCGACCGCTGGCGCTGATTCCCATCGGAATGTACGGGCTCTACGTCTTCATCCAGGTGCAAGACACGAACGACCACGAGGCCGACCCGAGCGAGGCAGCGGGGATCGACGCGGGTCGCCAGTGGGGATTCCTGCTGGCCGGCCTGCTGGTGATCCTCGTCGCCGTCCACTACCTCGTCCACTCCGTCGGCGTCATCGGCGCAGCACTGGGGGTTCCGGATTTCATCATGGGCGTGACGATCATCGCGGGAGCGACGAGCCTGCCGGACTCGCTCGTCAGCGTCCGCTCTGCGAGAGACGACAAGGCCGTCGCCTCGCTCGGCAACGTGCTCGGATCGAACACGTTCGATCTACTCGTCGCCATTCCCGTCGGCGTCCTCATCGTCGGCGAGGCGACGATCGACTTCGAGATGGCCGTCCCGATGTTCGGCATTCTCACGCTGGCGACGCTGTTGCTCTTTACCAGCCTCCGGACGGATATGGAGATGACGACCGCCGAAGCATACGCCTTGCTCGTCGCCTACGCCGCGTTCGTCGTGTGGGTCGTCCTGGAGACGGCGGGTGTGATCGTCGGCATCATCCCGAACTGA